The following are encoded together in the Malaya genurostris strain Urasoe2022 chromosome 3, Malgen_1.1, whole genome shotgun sequence genome:
- the LOC131436353 gene encoding uncharacterized protein LOC131436353, translating into MTSESMIELRVAREDELERVRDVLRTIYYPEEAITISYIYGKEPTLDDERFSLSFVQQGTVVLAEDKTSGHVVGIAIAGPIVPGDPDLMVREAATTDTKKWSDILKLLAYLERTANVCGRFGLPTAYHVHILGVNPSYRGQRLGLKLMQFHENLAKQLGFRAICADFTSVYSARLADQLGMEIISQVSLEDYRDENSEKLFEPKEVHRLIKTCVKLLS; encoded by the coding sequence ATGACTTCCGAAAGTATGATTGAGCTACGGGTGGCTCGTGAGGATGAATTAGAGCGTGTTCGAGATGTTTTGCGGACAATTTACTATCCGGAGGAAGCCATTACCATCTCGTACATCTATGGAAAAGAACCAACCCTGGATGACGAACGATTTTCCCTTTCGTTCGTCCAGCAAGGAACGGTTGTGCTTGCAGAGGACAAAACTTCAGGCCATGTGGTGGGAATAGCGATAGCTGGCCCGATTGTGCCCGGTGATCCGGATTTAATGGTACGGGAAGCTGCCACTACCGATACGAAGAAGTGGTCAGATATTCTCAAGTTGCTAGCTTATTTGGAACGAACGGCGAATGTTTGCGGTAGGTTCGGTTTGCCAACGGCTTACCATGTGCACATTCTGGGGGTAAATCCATCCTACAGGGGTCAACGACTCGGACTCAAGCTGATGCAATTCCATGAAAATTTAGCAAAACAACTAGGCTTTCGGGCCATTTGTGCTGATTTCACAAGTGTCTATTCGGCACGGCTTGCCGATCAACTGGGAATGGAGATCATTAGTCAGGTGTCACTGGAAGACTACCGAGATGAAAACTCAGAGAAACTGTTCGAACCAAAAGAAGTTCATCGGTTGATAAAGACGTGTGTCAAATTATTGTCATAA